In the genome of Primulina tabacum isolate GXHZ01 chromosome 13, ASM2559414v2, whole genome shotgun sequence, the window GTCAGCTCGAAGATGAAAAGTTGGTTGCAAAGTCccccaaacaaaagaaagtcaATGGATCTTTGTTGGACTTATCACCTAGAAGGGCTCCCATGAGTCCGAATTTCTCCCTCAGAAGTCAAGTGCTAAGAATTGATACGGCAAATGTTCAGCCATCTTTTCAATTTCCCAAAACTCCAGAACCTCACACAAGTTCTAGAAATGAAGCCCACAGAGTGATTCAAAATGACCATATCCTACTTTCTCCTTGTTCAATCAGTAATGCTCGTGGGAAAGGATCTCAAATAAAGCAATCTCTGCGTTCTATCCGAAAATTAATTAATGGGTCAGAGAAGAGGTAGGCATGTTTCCCCAGCATAGTAGGCATGTTTCCCCAGCATAGCATAGTTTCATATTAAAACGTATATGCAACTGAGGATTTTTGTACATTATTCAAATTACAGGAACCAACCGAAGCAAACAGAAGTAACATCACCATTGAATACAACTAGCCTCAAACCTGATGCAAAATCTCCGGTTCCATCTAGTGCAAGGGTCATCACGAGACAGTCATTAACCAGCATTCAACCACCCGAAAGGTCTAGGAGAACTTCGCTAGGAGGCGTTTCAGTTAACTCTTGTAAGTGAAAATAGCACATCATCTTTACACTTGTAAATCCATTTTAACTGTGATCTGAATATTCTTCACCTTTATGCAGATGGAAATGAAAATAGGAATGGCAAGACACCACCACCTCAAATTCGAGCTTCAGAAAAGTTAACAAAACGTTGGCTATAGGTTTATTTAGGATTCTTTTGCAGGGTAATCTTTCCTGCCATTGATCTAGGACATATATAGTTTTTGCTGAACTTGAATGAATCTTCATCGACAAAGACAAGATATTATGTCTAATAATCATATATTtgtccaaataaaaataaaaataaaaattcacttgaattttctatttcttttcctttttttgtaTTTCATTATAACTATAGAGCGATAATTTTTAGAtcttaaaattataataaaatatgattttacgaaatatggttgatgctttaATTGTTATTCGTTGATATACATTGATACATATTTTGTTCAAACtttcataattaatttaatcccTGAGTTTGAaactgcaaaaaaaaaaaaaaccaaacataatataaattatcTAAATATAATAAACgtgtaaataatttttatatatatatatatatatatatatatatatatatatatatatatatcctttttaattttaaatcaatATGTTAATATTTACTTTGCATGGATtaatgttttagctttattaatcgaaatattgaaaaatttgaCATAGTTGCTTCTAAATTTTATGTACTTTATCATTAaacaaaagtttaaaattttcattataagaaattaagtttttttttttaaaaaaaatctttatgATATGagtcaaattatttatttctattgttaaatattatatattttaattttttaataattaattattttagaaTGCTAAATTTCTCTCCCACAACTTAAAAATCCTAGCTCCGTCCATGACACTcagtatatttattattttgtttgagggcaaaaacttgtgtgagacggtctcacgggtcatattttgtgagacatatcttttatttgaatcatcaatgaaaaatattattttttatgctaatatattactttttattgtgaatatcagtagagttgactcgtctcacagattaggatccgtgagacggtctcacatgagacatGAGATAATAATTTGTGTACTTGGTCGACATATCATTGAATTTATGTATAAATTCAATATCAGCatataaatgcaataaatattGTGATATCATGTCTCTATCCTTCGATGTCACCATCATTTTTCCATATATCACATGATTAATTGCACCAAAATAACCGAAAATTAGAAGTTGGTGTATCAAAATTCAAAACCAAAAATTGAAAACTCAGTGAACCAAAACAAAAAATCGAACGAGTTAGTGGGCACAAAAACTATTTTCCCTGTATAATAAAACAAGTTTATTATTTGGTGGTAGTTCAATCAAATGTCCCGGAAACAATATTTCATTATGAGTTCTGAAAGATATGGAAGAAATTAAAGGACAGtaataataaatcaacttcaaagtttcgataacatataaaaaaaatagagattAAATAAACtttatgattatgattatatatatgcCAAAATCCATCTCATTAATGATCGAGTGGAAAACGTTTTCATCGTTAGCATTATGACTATCCAAAGAATACATACAAAAcattatcatgttttaaattgaATTATCGATTGCTTTTTGACTTTTGATCATACATATAAATCtcttatatatatagatttggtATTATGTGATTCGTCTGGAAGATGGAAATGATATCTCCAAAATTGGCATTCGATATATTATTTACTGACATCGCATATCTTTATTTCTTGAAACGGTTCAGTTatgttcatatttacaataaaaaaataatatttttttcatgggtGACTCAAATAgaagatttgtctcacaaaaatgacctatgagactgtctcataagagtttttgtgtatttttattgtttaaatttaaattaataacgTGTGCTTATATCGGACAGCCTAgagttaatatattttattgacATTTGAAATAGTATATGTTTCTGTTTATATTTCATGTGACAACAAATTCACAAATATATGGAATAATAAtttatcgaattattatataaatgttGTACGTTTCTTGTTGCCAATAAATTATCTTTCCTTAAGTATTCAATAATGCAGTAATAAATCACAGTTATTTAATACCATTAACCTGAGAAAatccattaattaaatataatgatttCCTAACTCCCATATCATTTGTAACATTCAgacaaaaaaagaaagaaactgACCCGAAATTTAATGGAAATAAAGATCAAGTCCCCTATAAATATCCATGTTACGGCCATCTTCTTGAAACCAAAGCTGTTGTCTATCTTCAATTTGTAATAGCAATATATATTTCACCATGGCAAAGAAGCCAAGCATGGGCAGACAAAAGATCAAGATTGCGAAAATAGAGGTGAAGAATCACTTACAGGTGACGTTTTCGAAACGTCGATCTGGGCTGTTCAAGAAAGCTAGTGAGCTCTGCACACTCTGTGGAGTAGAGATTGCTATAATAGTATTCTCCCCAGCTGGAAAAGTCTTCTCTTTCGGGCATCCGAATGTCGAACTTATAGTGGAGAGGTTCTTGAACCTAAACCCTAACTTGACTTCGAATCCTCCTCCGTTTCATCTCGTGGGGGCTCAAAGGAATGTAACGGTACGTGAACTGAACTTGCAGTTGGGACAAATTCTTAATGAATTGGAAATGGAGAGAAAAAGGGGTGAGGCATTGGACAAAATGAGCAAATCGAATCAATGTCAGTATTGGTGGGAGGGTCCTATTGATAAATTAGGGTTGCATGAATTGGAGCAGTTACATGATGCTAttgaagagttgaagaaaaacATTGGTAGTCAAGTTGCTAAGGTTATGTCTGAAGTGGCAAATTCTTCTCTGCTGTTAGGGCCAGGCGGAGGCGGAGGCGGAGGCGGAGGCGGAGACGACGCTGGCGCCGGAGTTTTCGATCAGTACGAGATTAAACCTGGCCAAGTTTTTGTGGGTTCTAATGGTTTTGTTGGTAACAACAATTTTGGATATTGCCATGGATTTTTTTGAGGCATATTTGCTACTTACTTTGATTTGCTAGCTAGTAACTCACTAGTATTTGTTATATATTTGATTATATCTAAAGATAATTTGATGAAATATAAATTGCAATTCTTCCGTTTTGgtttaatttctttttcatttAAGTTAATACAATAttctatataattttttataacaaGGAACGTAgctatataattttatttttaaataatataataaaattttaagataaatctcataaaaaataattatttgtgtTTTTAAAATGTTCGGATACGAAGTAAAAGCTTCTGAGAAGTCAAAATGCAAAAACAAGGTTAATGCTAGTTATATAGATGGTCGAATTATcatcataaaattatataataaactAGTTTTACCAAATTAAGGAGCTTGGaagattcaaatatttcaattaaaAGTCACAACACTACATGTAAACTAATTGAGAAAGTGTCGGATGATTTATATCTTATCTGACACCAAATCCCAAGCTTGAAAGAGGTTTCGAAGTTTGAGATTCAATTGTAACAAAACACGACTCAGgctcaaaaaaaatattaattgagaAAGCAATCAGAGTAGAGAATTAACGGCCAGAGGGTGCTTGACGATTGAGGGGTTCAAAAACGAATTAAATTGTGGTAAAAACTTTGCATTAAGACTTGCATTTTATTTAGATGACTAAAGTTTAATTTCCAagagatttaaaataaaatataaaaatatttaagttaaGAGGATTATCAGAAAAATATCAATACGTTTTTAGGGGAAAAAAGTAGCAAAGTATTTAGCcagtaatataaaatataaatctcaaaatattcaaaatttcatttttgtcatATGGAAATTCGAATCTAATTTTTAcataaaagaagaagaagaagaagaaatggcCGATATACGGTTAGTTTGATAGGGTTCATATTCAGTTTTTGATGTCgattaattttttcaaaaaaattactaAATCAAATTACTTAAACTTTTAATACTTGGCATAAACCTCGACTGTCAAGAACTAATTCATTTGGAGCAAAGATCTTCAAAATTGTGAAGAATGAATTATATGTCGTTTCTACTACACAAAGAGCCTTaattaaaggaaaaattgttttttagGTAATGTATGTGTTTTGGATTAAGCATATATGAGTGAAACTAGTACTGAGATATATAACCTCCTAGAAAATTTTCGTGCACCAAACTATTGACGgcttgatctggttggctaAGTGAGTCGTAAAATAGCGACGCCAAATCTGAATGGATAATAGTGTCTCTGCTAAAGACATGACCGACGATATGAAAAGGTAAAACTGATATTTAAGATATATAAAACACCACCAACACATAGAAACACACCTCCCCGGACTCATGTTCCTCAAGTTACTAACGTTACTCCTCTTGATCTAGTTGGGTAGGTAATCCATAAAAAAGCGACATCAGATCTTAACGGGTAATATCGTCTCTGCTGTAGAAATGACTGACAGTAGGGAAATGTTAAGACTTGGCTCTGAGAGATATGAGACAATACCAGCAGATAGACACACACCTCCTTGAACTCATGGCCTAACAATCATATCCATTAGCACCCAAGTAGGTGAACTATGTGTTTCCATGAGTATAAAGAAATAAAGTTGTGCATTGACTAACAACTATAGATTTTGGCCTAGTGGCAAGTGCTTGATCATAATAGTGTGTTTGCCTCTTAGCAATTTTGGTCTTCTATGTTTGCTGTCAAATTCAGTTTTAATCTAATatctttgtttttattttgtgtgtgcaattttagtcatttttcgaCATGTTGATGATGTGGTGTTGACGTATGTAATGTCACATCAGCACTCCTGATGAAAAAAGATTAAAACTACCAAAAATCTGAACATGCAggactaaaattgaaatttattgatGTACATGACCAAAATCGCAAGGAGACAAATTACAttataaaaaatacaaatttcccTTAATTAAATACGTTACACAAAGAAGAGGAAAAAGTAACTAACTAAAAATGTAAAACCAAATAATAAAAGCGTTTTTCTCCTAATTCAAATGATGCCCACAACCTTCCTCCCTCGACCTTGAACACTAGCTAGCAGTCTTCCTTGTCCAATCGAAACACCAAATCCTGAACATCAAACACCAAGCTGGAGCAATATAATGTATATGCTGTGAGACGACTCCTTCAAATTTCCTCTGGTGTTCAAAGAGTGTTTGGAGAAATTTCTCTATTTTGGTCTCACTAAACACTACTAAGGATGACTTCAAGAAGAATTAGTGGCAAACAACTTAATTTATACGATATAATGTTTGATGTTGATAAATAGTGTcgaattattataaaattggAACTTAATTTGGTGTTTGATTTAACTAGTCAAACTAGATCATAACTTGCTTGTTTTGTTGGTACCTAATTTCTATCATataatgataaatattttttgataaataaagCTTAATTATTCTAAAATTATACTAAAagggtatttgattttagtacCCCGAAGCGAATAAGTTGTTATCGAAcaaaaaattcttaaaaaacCTTGAAATTGGGTACACTTACCAAAAATACAATGCCCACAATTACTCTTCTTTCATCAAATATAAAGGATACATTTTGGTCGTCGATGTGTGCTTTTGATGGTTGTGGTGGTGTGGGTTTTCCACCGTGAATAGTTATAGTGTCTTGTTTCTCCACCAACAGATGCGAGTTCATAAAAAATGGAGGAAAAATGTTAAGGATCGGATTTGTTAAGCCAAGCTATTATAGTAAAATTCAGAATACTATGTACTGAAAAAAAATATACCAATAAGAGACTGAATCAAAAGAAAATTTTCGCTAGTACCcagttgtaataaaaaaaaaaactaatattaaatttcaacatatttatatatatattactgttTTATTTTTCCGAGATCAATAATTTATCCATGTGGAAATAATATGCATGATCCTAATAGCATCCAAGAACACGACAGAAACCGCGAGTGCACCGGCAAAATGGAATCTTATtgactgaaaaaaaaaaaaaaaaacagtgcCACTTGGTATATGACAATTGTTTGTTcagaaaagaaaacaaataaaataaaataaccaacTAGTGTCGGACTAGGCAGCGCCAGCAGCAGATACGCATATAAGTCGAGTGAAAATGCAATGAAGGGAAAAAGTAATTACTTTTTCAAACACACCGAGTCTAAGTTAATCACAAAATCCCTAGAGCAGCAAGGTGTACGAAATAGAAGCTACgagaatataataaatatactGCCCGGTGTTCTACACTTCCTCATCGCCAATAGCTCAGTTGGTTTTCTTCTCTTCTTCTGTCTGTTCAGTACCACCGGTTGTACCAACAACTAACGACTTATCGTCCTCCCCAGCAAAACCAAATTCATTAACTCGTTTCTTGTCAACAGGATAAACCCATCTTTGATAGACATAGATGAAAAATATAACATCTGCAGAGACAAATCATGGTGATCAATGTGCAGACCAAGAAAAAAATTTACACAAGAAAAGCCAGAAATGCTATTGTTCACTAACAATAACAAACACAGCCGAAAACATGGGAACTGAAGAGAAAAATGGAATAACACCTCTCAGTACATTTTTGGAACAAAGGTAATTTTCTGAAACACAAAATAATAGGCCATTTGATCTTGTTCAGTTCAAAGCATGCAGACAAAATTTGTTCTTTGTTTTTTTATCACATATTATTTGTATCAGGCATGGTTTAACAATTCAACAAGTTGGCAATCCTTACAAATTAGATTCCACATCTTCGTTAAGTCTAGAAGAATGCATTTGTTAACTTTTTTTCATTCTTGAGCGCAACTGAGCTGTACTATTAATCATTTCATTGTCCCTCTGGAGCTGCAGAGGACTGTATTCATGTGTTCCATAAAATGTACTAATTTACTAAACCTTAATCATAGCTCTAGTCTCTTTCAATAGCCACAAGTATTCTTAACCTGACTAAATTGTCACCTTCACTCTCAAGGTACTATCCAGTACATAAATCACCTTACAGACTTGTGGTACTACTGTTTTGAAAGTTAACAGACTTGTCGGACTTACACCTCATCCTGTTCTAACATTtagttattatttttcattgtttcAGCACTACACTGAATCTAAACATACACTAAATATTGACCTCCTTGGCTTTAATCAAATTTCATCCATAAGGGAGTCTCCTCCCATCTCCAACTTAACTTGAATGAAAAGCTCCATATTTACATACACTAGAGTTGCTTTTTTCATATATCCTGGGACAGTGGTAACTTAAGATCAAAATTTTATGAGTGTGGTTAGTAACTGTAACTGCGCGAATCTACCAATGCCCCATTGTTAAGAAAGAGGATATGCTCACCATCACGGAAGACAGAAAGACGATGCAGGGTCGGCATTTTAATGACAAACGCAAAGAGATCATCGATGATTGTATTCAGAAATTTATACGTCATCTGCCTCCAAGGTAAATGGGCAACAGATTTCAGCTTATAATTGATGAACAACTGAGGGCACATCATTATAAAACCTGCACCAAAGAAAGTGAGTAACAGTTGCAAATTAAAGGTTCTACCCAGTAATTAAAACAAAACTGGGGGAAATCCGATCATCAAATGTCACTTTGTAAGCTACCATCTACTTAGTTGACACCATTAATAGGAGTTATGTGGTTGACTCAACACGAAAAGAGATGAATATAAAACTCATTCTATAATACAAATATCCCACAAATGTTCTTCTGTTGAGCTGATTATTTGTCTTTGTTCCTCATTCAAAACAATGGACATTACAATACTTGTCGAAAGTCCAAATTTCGAACTTTAAGTTTGTGAATCCaactatataataaaaattgattGAATTAGCATGAAAATATGTTTTGATAGAAGCTCAAGCACGAATGTTATGCCATAATTAATGGCATGCCTCAAGCAAGAATATATTCAAACTTCTGTAAATATTTAGATTAACAAAACCCAAAACACACTCCAAAATTAATTGTAAAAATCAAACATAAATACTAACTTGAAGCAGCGAAGGATAATGgggaaaaaagaaataaatgatCGAGATGTTTACCAAACATGTAGACACAGCTTGTAAATGATGACAGGATCCAAGAGTACCAACTCTTGTGGCGTTCATACATCAAAGAGTAAACAGAGGAACAGGCAACCAGAAAGAAGAGAACATATGACAAGTACTTCATGGCAAGATCATCATATTCCTTTGTCTTGTTTGTGGCATATGACTCACGGTCACGGAACTTCAGCATTGGTATCTTACCAGATCTATCAATCTAGAAGAAAAAGAGTCACAAATATGGTAGATAAAGTACAATCACAGCTAAAATTAATAGTTATCCAAATCTCAATAAAAACAGAGTTCAGTTAGCACTTTAACATAGTTTAAAGTTAAACCTCAATATGCATGGCTTTCCCAATTTTCCAAAACTCGATGCAGCAGCCAATACCAGAACTTGCAAGTATCATCCATGAAGTTTCATTGTCAAGCAGATAGAGGAACACAATTAGTTGACAAAAGAAGTTCACAACAACAGATTTTGCAGATAATCCCTCCATGGACTTGTTTTTATTCCAAAACTGAATATCTGCAAAGAATctaaaatatttcaattctgGGTGCAAAAGGTTATTTCTAAAAAGGGAATATAATGCAGTGACCAACATATTACCATTCTTGAACGCCAAGAAGTCAAATAAGGAGTGTAGAACTGAAACAACCATGGTAACAGCAAGAAGGTATGGATTTCCTTCCAGGAAAACTCTCTGTTGAAAGCCACATGAGTTATAAACTTACTTTCcatcaataattaaaaacttagagCAGAAATAGCTTTGGAAACCGATGGTAGGAAATGGCAATATTAACAAAAAGTTTGTAAAAACTATTGAATTTCCTGAAAGCAACATCATTTCGTCCTAGACGGAAAATTCATAATTGATGTCTTGTTCTGGTTGACTGCCAGGAAGCTTGGTATATTTTCTAAATACACAAACATTCAACAGTTTGGAATGAAGTACAAATATCACAACAAATATGATCTACAGGCAAATTTTACTTCTTCAACCCTATGGAAAGTGTAGAAACATCATGTAAAATAAAGAACATCATACATACGCCACCGTCATTTTCAAGAGCATGAAACTGGGAAAAACTGATgaaaagaatcttcagaaaaaATAGCTTGAATAAATCAAGTCCGCCTAAATCATTTACGTTGCCTTTAGATTGATGCATTTGAAGCTAAAGATTTCAATTCATAGTAACATTCATTGGTTTGTTTGGCTAAATCCTCTTGacaatggatttgaaatcctcaagtagttattttgaattattgtgGTGGATTTCAAATTAATCCCAAAATGGAATCATACAAATCCTTCCATCAAATACTCTCACAAATTCAAATCTTCTAACCCAAACATAACCTCAAAGAATACTTACAGGCATGAAAACTAGTTGTCAAAATGGGTTGTTCAAAGGAAAACCAGTTCATCGTATATTAGTAACTTCTTGTCTTTGGTCTTACAACCCCATAGTCATTACAAGCATAACAagtcttaatttttttctctaGAAAAAATACCTTCCACATTAGAATGTCGTTAGCCAAACCAAAGATTTATTTTTCCACTTGGCATCCTTATATCGAGTCTCCAATTATACTATACAATTTACAGAGTGCGATCTTTGCTACAAAAACGAGTATTATGTTGCAGGAAAACAAAATCTTCCATAGCACTTACGCTAGGGCAGAGCTGACTAGCTAGAAACACAGAATGTATCTCGAGTTGAGTATAAGTTGTACGATGGAGAACATGATTGTACCTTAAGTTCATCAGCTTCACCTTCAATCATGCTTCCATAACTCCTATGAAGTTGGAATGACTGATCAATCTGTAGGAATATTTGCCATTTTGTCATGCTTATCGGACTCAGCTCCAAATTCAATGGCAACTCATGAACAGTTTCATTGATTTGTATAAGCTTATCTCTAAGTAGCCAAAAATCATTGAAGTAGATGGTAGGGTAGTAGTTTCCAGTAGTATGCTCGACGTTCATATCTTAAATTAAGTCAAGAAATATTGAATGACTCTTAAACATCATGTACTGTGATCTACACAGATGAAACTACCTGGCAAAAAATGTACAGAAATAATGATATAAAAAAACTCACGCTAAAAAGTTAGAATGGACTGCACGCTCAAGAATAACCATTAAGTTATAGAATTGGAAAGCAGAGGTAGCCAATGGTGGACTTAAATAATTTACTCAAATCAATTTATGTTGTTAAAATCATTTCTTAACTAGGAAAGGACAAAATACTAAGAAACATATCCAAAATGACTGTCAAAGCCTAGAATACATCTAATAAATTAGACAGACCATAATAAACATTTAAAGGAAATTCAAATGAAAATTGTCTTAGAATATGACCAACCATTCAGATTATGCCAGTCAAATTTCAAACAAATTTAAACGACACAATCATCATATATGGCATGTTTCATAAACCGGACCAAATAGAttagttgaatttttttaaaaaaaaatagagggACATTGGGCAAACGTGCATTCAGACAAAATGAGTGGAGTAATTTATGCAGTAGACTAAGTTATTTTAGGTTAGACCCACTGGAAATTTCAGTAGTCTCAAATATAACTGATAGTATAGAAAAGAAGTGATTGCCCCATGATTAGCCATAGTTCAATAGGCAGATTGTACTTAAAAAACAGGTTCATAAGCTGTTACTACCACGTATATCACAAGAATATTGTTAATCATAATTTAACCTGAGGCCTTGGTCCCTAGCCTCctagaaaagaaagaaaggcACTAGTCTAGCAGGTTGCCAGGTTCACAGCAAATTAAgataagaaaatgtcaaagatGGACTTTCTTCACCATGGTTTGCATTCTTTCTTTGACGAGAGAAAACGCTTCATCAGCAAAGTTGAATGTGATTTATATTCCTTAGCCATTGACACATAAAAGTTTGAGTTGATCCAAAGAAATGATCAATTGATAAAATGAAACATTAAAAAGAATTCAACTATTTCACAGACCAATACCGACAATAGGAAACAAGCATTACCAGCACAAGGTGATTTGTCAAGAGTTCTTGCATTGAGAAAAAACAAAAGGAAGGACAGAAAGATTATACATCAAGTATAATAGTGATGCTTAGAGAGGTAAAACAAATTGAGAcatgaaatttaattttttgccatttatttattttccaaaAAGATTTAATATAAACACTAACCATCCGAGTCTGATACATTCTCTAAAGGTCATCTTCAAGAAATCAGTCAACAGATTTTAGAAGGATACACTCCAATGATATAAAAAACTAAGGTTGAACATCAGACTCTTTCCTATTTTGACGGGAATAATTATTTCCACTTGTTTCCAGCTTGCATAGAGGAAGTAATTTTATACCTCTTTTCATTTGACTGGAAAAACACAAAGTCTGTGACCTTTCCTATCTTATATCACATCACATCTGGTTTctttgttgttcagttgatcaTCGCACTACAAATTTACATTTGAGCCAGCCTACTCGTGAACAAGGGGTTGTTTTAAGGCATACATTTTCTTCCAACAATGACCAGTTAAAAAATTATCCAAAATACCAATATTAGTTCCTTGGAAGTGATAGTCATGCTTCTCAACAAGCTCaacatcaaaataataataatagcagAACATCCAAGCACCCGATGACCAAAATATATCCCTGATGTAATTCGTACAATTAGAAGTAATTTCACAAAGATAAAAATCTTGGACCACCATACAAATGAGATTGGTCCATTAAAGTTGCAACTCGGACAAAAAATGAATACAAGTAAAAATAACACGGATATAAATTATTctcaaaataatagcagcgtAAGCAAGGGATAactctataaaaaaaaaattcaactatTAAGGTTTACTTTAATAGAAAAGGTAACCTAGAGCACTTGAAACAAAAAGTATAAGCCAAGTACACAACTCAAGACTGAGCATATTAAACACGACAATCAAGGATACAAGGAGCGATATTTGGGGGAACT includes:
- the LOC142522019 gene encoding agamous-like MADS-box protein AGL62; this translates as MAKKPSMGRQKIKIAKIEVKNHLQVTFSKRRSGLFKKASELCTLCGVEIAIIVFSPAGKVFSFGHPNVELIVERFLNLNPNLTSNPPPFHLVGAQRNVTVRELNLQLGQILNELEMERKRGEALDKMSKSNQCQYWWEGPIDKLGLHELEQLHDAIEELKKNIGSQVAKVMSEVANSSLLLGPGGGGGGGGGGDDAGAGVFDQYEIKPGQVFVGSNGFVGNNNFGYCHGFF
- the LOC142523482 gene encoding uncharacterized protein LOC142523482, encoding MAPPATNGGEVRRPQQQQQPGASQMLTGIIRIAVFWYFASKFFGPKQSPTQSSNQISNLFHKAEPLDMWLYLSAEEKFNDFGSEGSLIWHETNVPYAVWSAESVRTVSLKYHPSEALKKNGTLFAHIFFARSGYPPDPNDPEYQPFATFGRTHSVVMYLPKSKADKRKSLLGNSESSTDGEIVSEVIGKSQVEDKEDGAVEWISYWKPNITINLVDDFTRYPENAVPPNIAPYMNVEHTTGNYYPTIYFNDFWLLRDKLIQINETVHELPLNLELSPISMTKWQIFLQIDQSFQLHRSYGSMIEGEADELKRVFLEGNPYLLAVTMVVSVLHSLFDFLAFKNDIQFWNKNKSMEGLSAKSVVVNFFCQLIVFLYLLDNETSWMILASSGIGCCIEFWKIGKAMHIEIDRSGKIPMLKFRDRESYATNKTKEYDDLAMKYLSYVLFFLVACSSVYSLMYERHKSWYSWILSSFTSCVYMFGFIMMCPQLFINYKLKSVAHLPWRQMTYKFLNTIIDDLFAFVIKMPTLHRLSVFRDDVIFFIYVYQRWVYPVDKKRVNEFGFAGEDDKSLVVGTTGGTEQTEEEKKTN